The DNA segment CGGGCATATTGGCCGGCGCCAAAAAGACCGGATCATCCGGATTGATTAGCGAGCGAAGCGGCTCGGCCTGGGCGGCCAGCGCGGCCAGCTCCGACCAATCGTGATCTTCCCCCGCGGCGCGCCAGATACGGCGGCATTCCTGGACCAGCCACAGACCCGCGATATTTTTAAGAAGTCGGGTCGTCTGGCCGACGCCCCCTTCGTTGGTAAAGTTGCATTGCAGCGAACGCTCAGTGATGATCGGTTGGGGGACTTCCACGCCCATGAGCGACCAGGTGCCGGAACTGATATAGCACCAATCCAGCCCGGGACCGCTATTGGCGGGATCTGCCGCGCTGGCTGATCCATCCACCGGCACCGCCAGGACGGCGCTCGCGGTGTCATGTGTGCCAGGGGCGATAACCTGGACATTGCCTAGCCCCGTGGAGTCGCGCACCGCGGGTAATAACGTCCCCAGCACCGTCCCCGGTTGAATCAGCTCGCCTAGCATTTGCGTGGGAATATTGAGCCGCTGCAATAAATCCACGGCCCAACCGCGCGTGCGGGGGTTGAGCATTTGCGTGGTGGTGGCGTTGGTGTATTCGTTGGCCAGTTGTCCGCTCAATAGCCAGTGAAACAGGTCCGGCATCATCAGGAATGTCTGGGCCGCGGCTAAGACCGGGGAGTCGGCCACACGCATCGCCAGCAGTTGATACAGCGTATTAATGGGCATGAATTGCACGCCCGTGGCGGCAAAGATTTCTGCTCGGGGGACGATCGACTCCGCCAGTTCCAGCATGCCCGTGGTTCGGGGGTCGCGGTAATGGACGGGGTTGGACAAAATCTCGCCATTGCGGCCGAGCAGGGCAAAGTCCACGCCCCAGGTATCAACGCCGACCGAGCGGATTTGATCGGTGTAATTGGTGTGCGCGACTTTTAAGCCATTTTGCAGTTGGGTCCAGAGTTGCAAATAATCCCAATACATCCGCCCGGCGGCCAGGGTCGGCCCATTGTCAAAGCGGTACAGTTCGGCCAGTTCCAGCCGTTGGCCGTCAAAGCTGCCCGCGACGTGCCGCCCACTGGAGGCTCCCAAATCGATAGCCAGACAAACCGCGTACGACATAAGAAAAGCTCCGCCAAATTGGGATTTGGACCTTGCCGAGAATCTGGCAGGGTTGATAGAGCTTCAAAATAGCGAATTTAGGCTTTGAAACAAGGATCTGGCAGAATGGCAAAATAATTAGCGTAAGACTAAGTCAATAATAGAGTTAAACGCAAAGTCCATGTTATGCATAGCCTTTTCCCCGCGCGTTACAATCGTTATCCCTGATGTTACAGGTCAAACCTTGCCGATAATCCTATCGTACCGATCATTGTTGACTATGTTTATGAAATAAGTAATATTAGGCATTCCATTCCTGTGTTTGTGGTGCCCTATGATAGCCCCCGCCCTTCCTGGTTTGTTCCAAGTGTTGGAAACTCCCTCGCCCGTCGCCGTTCGTCCCGAATTACCGTCGCTCCCCCCCGCTGATTTTTTGGACGAATTGCGGGGGCAGAGCGAACGCCTGGAATCCGCCACCCCGCTAGAAATCCTGGATTGGGCGGTGCAAACCTACTACCCCAAGCTGACAATGGCGACCGCCTTTGGTCCCGAGGGGTGCGTGATCTTGTGGATGCTGTCCCGGATCAATAAAGACGTGCATGTTTTTAACCTGGACACGGGCTATCAATTTGCCGAAACGCTAAAGCTGCGGGATGAAATCGCCCAAAAGTACGGGATCGAAGTGGAATTGACCCAGCCGGAAACCACCGTCGCCCAGTATGAGGCATTGCATGGCGGACCGATTTATAAGACCAATCCCGATCAGTGCTGTTTCGACAGAAAGATCAGCGTACTAAAGCGCAAGGCCAGCCAGGGTTGGACCGCCTGGATGAGCGGCATCCGCCGGGACCAAAGCCCCGACCGGGCCAAGGCGGCGATCGTGGGTTGGGACAAAAAGTTTGGCCTAGTCAAGATCAGCCCGTTGGCCAACGCGACCAAGAAGGACATTTGGAAGTGGATCACGGAAAATAAGATCCCCTACAATCCGCTACACGACCAGGGTTATACCAGCATCGGCTGCTGGCCCTGCACGCGGTCAGTCATGGATGGCGAGGACGAACGCGCG comes from the Pirellulales bacterium genome and includes:
- a CDS encoding rhamnulokinase family protein, producing MSYAVCLAIDLGASSGRHVAGSFDGQRLELAELYRFDNGPTLAAGRMYWDYLQLWTQLQNGLKVAHTNYTDQIRSVGVDTWGVDFALLGRNGEILSNPVHYRDPRTTGMLELAESIVPRAEIFAATGVQFMPINTLYQLLAMRVADSPVLAAAQTFLMMPDLFHWLLSGQLANEYTNATTTQMLNPRTRGWAVDLLQRLNIPTQMLGELIQPGTVLGTLLPAVRDSTGLGNVQVIAPGTHDTASAVLAVPVDGSASAADPANSGPGLDWCYISSGTWSLMGVEVPQPIITERSLQCNFTNEGGVGQTTRLLKNIAGLWLVQECRRIWRAAGEDHDWSELAALAAQAEPLRSLINPDDPVFLAPANMPAAIQDFCRRTNQPVPATPGQIIRTALESLALRYRQVLGWLRELTGGPIRTIHIVGGGSNNALLNQMTAAATGARVIAGPVEGTAIGNVLMQLIALGEVGSITEARQIVRRSFLVEEITAGPGLGTPAEWNGAAERFAKWK
- a CDS encoding phosphoadenylyl-sulfate reductase, which codes for MIAPALPGLFQVLETPSPVAVRPELPSLPPADFLDELRGQSERLESATPLEILDWAVQTYYPKLTMATAFGPEGCVILWMLSRINKDVHVFNLDTGYQFAETLKLRDEIAQKYGIEVELTQPETTVAQYEALHGGPIYKTNPDQCCFDRKISVLKRKASQGWTAWMSGIRRDQSPDRAKAAIVGWDKKFGLVKISPLANATKKDIWKWITENKIPYNPLHDQGYTSIGCWPCTRSVMDGEDERAGRWSGFAKKECGLHTAE